The following coding sequences are from one Eriocheir sinensis breed Jianghai 21 chromosome 13, ASM2467909v1, whole genome shotgun sequence window:
- the LOC126997819 gene encoding nucleophosmin-like gives MATQDVEETTVKLTLPSSYHWGSDDDDSASDGECSEEEEVVLCIPPCYDSDSDHEDDPSSSRLEGHDSGIAGCGPTEPPRRDTQTDDDCTMDDQVVEDDDSDDDDDDEEEEEMVVEKKIVF, from the exons ATGGCGACGCAGGATGTTGAAGAAACGACGGTCAAGCTTACCCTCCCGTCGTCCTATCATTGGGGAAGCGACGACGACGACTCCGCAAGCGACGGGGAGtgctcagaagaggaggaggtcgttCTGTGCATCCCGCCCTGCTACGACTCCGACTCAGACCACGAAGACGACCCCAGTAGCAGTCGTCTTGAGGGCCACGACTCCGGGATAGCTGGATGCGGCCCGACGGAGCCCCCTCGCCGAGACACGCAGACCGACGACGACTGCACGATGGACGACCAAGTGGTTGAGGACGATGACtccgatgatgacgacgacgacgaggaggaagaggagatggtcgTGGAGAAGAAGATC GTGTTTTGA